Proteins from a genomic interval of Macrobrachium nipponense isolate FS-2020 chromosome 28, ASM1510439v2, whole genome shotgun sequence:
- the LOC135201669 gene encoding uncharacterized protein LOC135201669, whose product MVPLSGERSVPQSPRTNRADMWSSVVFVLLVASVRADADADPVADADADAEPFVPYVYPQFNFGNNWAAVHFAQPHEILDTKVAKPEEDATHRPSFGFTPVAVAHNPLLAIRDVQAPTASILQLRKPGESHDVQVLRQPAMVFGPPLFFQTSHIRVPDHDQKEPTPVPVAVAPSSIPFASQHTAQVSPIVPFPSFTTFIGNIPLHVPLTAPSYAIQHSAQVPIIPSAILHKVSDDDDDDDEDDDDNELNIVYVRHFPTQLASLPNLRVAGNEQVIPAGIVQSTQPIIKPVAFKNSKAHPDLLGKVQNTRSAGVIAA is encoded by the exons atggtgccGTTGTCTGGTGAACGTTCAGTGCCCCAGTCACCCCGGACAAACAGAGCAGATATGTGGTCTTCT GTGGTTTTCGTGCTCCTTGTGGCATCGGTGAGGGCGGATGCTGATGCAGACCCTGTAGCAGACGCCGATGCAGACGCTGAGCCTTTCGTGCCATATGTGTACCCGCAGTTCAACTTTGGAAACAATTGGGCTGCTGTACACTTTGCCCAACCACATGAGATTCTGGACACCAAAGTAGCTAAACCGGAAGAAGACGCAACTCACCGCCCGAGTTTTGGTTTTACTCCTGTCGCGGTGGCCCACAATCCATTGCTGGCCATCAGAGATGTCCAGGCGCCAACTGCTTCCATTCTGCAGCTAAGGAAACCAGGCGAAAGCCACGATGTCCAAGTCCTCCGTCAGCCAGCCATGGTGTTTGGACCGCCCCTCTTCTTCCAGACTTCGCATATCAGAGTGCCTGACCATGATCAGAAAGAACCCACCCCTGTGCCTGTGGCAGTCGCCCCTTCGAGTATACCCTTCGCCAGCCAGCACACTGCTCAAGTCAGCCCCATTGTGCCTTTCCCGTCCTTCACGACCTTCATTGGAAATATCCCGCTTCACGTTCCTCTCACAGCCCCATCCTACGCTATCCAGCACTCGGCCCAAGTTCCAATCATCCCAAGCGCCATCTTACATAAAGTTagcgacgatgatgatgatgatgatgaagacgacGATGATAATGAGCTGAATATTGTTTACGTTCGCCATTTCCCTACTCAACTGGCCAGTCTGCCTAATTTACGGGTTGCCGGAAACGAGCAAGTCATTCCAGCGGGAATCGTTCAGTCCACACAGCCAATCATCAAGCCAGTGGCATTCAAGAATTCCAAAGCCCACCCTGATCTTCTGGGGAAGGTTCAGAATACCAGAAGTGCTGGCGTGATTGCTGCTTGA